The following proteins are co-located in the Myroides profundi genome:
- a CDS encoding aspartate kinase: MRVFKFGGASVRDAENVRNVCNVLKTVGYEDSLIIASAMGKTTNALEVVVHNYFQNRFDLAESVDVVKDYHYTIVRELFPNEDHDIYASLKELFDSITYFLLNNKSPNYNFVYDQIVSYGEIISTTILHYYLLESGIDNTWLDSRNLIKTDTVYRDADVNWDITIENIKKEICTKQLFIVQGFIGSDYNGFSTTLGREGSDYSAAIFAYALDAESVTIWKDVPGVLNADPRYFEDTTLLQHISYQEAIELAFYGASVIHPKTLQPLRQKEIPLYVKSFLNPLLPGTNVSKGAPLTPHVPCFIVKKNQLLISLSSKDFSFIMEQNISDIFKLFGEYNIKVNVIQNSAISFSVCVEDKFNHFEDVRLLLTDKFKVSYNENVSLYTIRHFDDHSAQKILGNKTLLLKQVNRETMQIVTKE; this comes from the coding sequence ATGAGAGTATTCAAATTTGGAGGAGCCTCAGTAAGAGACGCAGAAAATGTAAGAAACGTTTGTAACGTATTAAAAACAGTGGGCTATGAAGATAGCCTAATCATTGCTTCTGCAATGGGTAAAACGACGAATGCCTTAGAGGTAGTCGTACACAACTATTTTCAAAATAGATTTGACTTAGCAGAGTCTGTTGATGTAGTTAAAGATTATCACTATACGATTGTTAGAGAATTATTCCCTAATGAAGATCACGATATCTATGCATCACTAAAAGAGCTATTTGATTCTATTACTTACTTCTTACTGAACAATAAATCTCCTAATTACAATTTCGTTTATGATCAAATCGTAAGCTATGGAGAGATTATCTCTACTACTATCTTACACTATTACCTACTAGAATCAGGTATAGACAACACTTGGCTAGACTCAAGAAACTTAATCAAAACAGATACAGTCTACAGAGACGCTGATGTAAACTGGGATATCACGATAGAGAATATCAAAAAAGAGATTTGTACAAAACAATTATTCATTGTACAAGGATTTATTGGCTCTGACTACAACGGTTTCTCTACTACATTAGGAAGAGAGGGGTCTGACTACTCTGCAGCTATATTTGCTTATGCATTAGACGCTGAAAGTGTAACGATATGGAAAGATGTACCAGGAGTACTGAATGCTGATCCACGTTATTTTGAAGATACGACTCTACTACAACATATTTCTTATCAAGAGGCAATAGAACTAGCGTTCTACGGTGCGTCAGTCATCCATCCGAAGACCTTACAGCCATTGCGTCAAAAAGAAATACCCTTATATGTAAAGTCATTCTTAAATCCATTATTACCAGGAACGAATGTATCTAAAGGAGCGCCATTGACTCCTCATGTTCCTTGTTTTATTGTGAAGAAGAACCAATTATTAATATCACTATCCTCTAAAGATTTCTCTTTTATCATGGAGCAGAATATCAGTGATATTTTTAAATTATTCGGAGAGTATAATATTAAGGTAAATGTAATACAGAACTCTGCTATTAGCTTCTCTGTATGTGTAGAAGATAAGTTTAATCACTTCGAAGATGTAAGACTATTACTTACAGATAAGTTTAAGGTGAGCTATAACGAGAATGTGTCTCTATATACCATAAGACACTTCGACGATCACTCTGCACAGAAGATACTTGGCAATAAAACATTATTATTAAAACAAGTAAACAGAGAGACAATGCAGATTGTCACTAAAGAATAA
- a CDS encoding GNAT family N-acetyltransferase has protein sequence MNIRSATPQDMPDVLALIQELATFEKEPDAVVVTAEDLIRDGFGANPLFNVIVAELDSKIIGMALFYNRYSTWKGKTIHLEDLIVTEAARGTGAGYALYAEIMNIAKKEGVRRVEWVVLNWNEPAINFYKKSGATVLEDWYTVQMDQNGIEQFSQSK, from the coding sequence ATGAATATTAGATCTGCAACCCCTCAAGACATGCCTGATGTATTAGCATTAATACAAGAACTAGCAACTTTCGAAAAAGAACCTGATGCTGTCGTAGTTACTGCTGAAGACCTAATCAGAGATGGTTTTGGAGCAAATCCTTTATTTAATGTTATTGTTGCTGAGCTAGATTCTAAAATCATCGGCATGGCTTTATTCTACAATAGATATTCTACCTGGAAAGGTAAGACAATTCACTTAGAAGATCTTATCGTCACAGAAGCTGCTAGAGGTACAGGAGCGGGATATGCACTGTATGCAGAAATAATGAATATCGCGAAGAAAGAAGGTGTACGAAGAGTAGAATGGGTAGTTCTGAACTGGAATGAGCCGGCTATTAACTTTTATAAAAAATCCGGAGCGACAGTATTAGAAGATTGGTATACTGTACAAATGGATCAAAACGGAATAGAACAATTTAGTCAATCTAAGTAA
- a CDS encoding GNAT family N-acetyltransferase, which translates to MPTIIRTNSDNKDFLNLIIELDKYLKTTDGDEHDFFDQYNKVDHINHVVVIYEDSQAIACGAIKEYDSHTMEVKRMYTSPIARGKGVASIVLTELEKWSLELGYTRCILEMGKLQIQAEILYRKNKYTVIPNYGQYEGVESSLCFEKVL; encoded by the coding sequence ATGCCAACCATCATAAGAACCAATTCTGACAATAAAGACTTTCTAAACCTCATCATAGAACTAGACAAATACCTCAAAACAACTGATGGTGATGAACATGACTTCTTTGATCAATACAATAAAGTAGATCATATCAACCACGTTGTTGTTATCTATGAAGACAGTCAGGCTATAGCCTGTGGAGCTATCAAAGAATATGACTCACATACTATGGAAGTTAAGCGTATGTATACTTCCCCTATTGCTAGAGGTAAAGGCGTCGCTTCTATAGTACTAACTGAACTAGAAAAGTGGAGTCTAGAGCTAGGTTATACACGCTGTATCTTAGAGATGGGTAAACTACAGATACAAGCAGAGATATTATACAGAAAGAATAAGTATACTGTTATCCCTAACTACGGTCAATACGAAGGTGTGGAGAGTAGCCTGTGTTTTGAGAAGGTGTTGTAA
- a CDS encoding DUF3592 domain-containing protein yields the protein MDEIRINQLAFGLGILYTIWLTYKIIKRSSRNGTKTGCLGIGYIYLIVVSISSLAIGGTVALTMMIITKTQTVYNGDKYEARVVSYTSYEKRNSDDNGYTTMYTPTVHFTTKGGEVVEYEFDYSSSGMPTVGDKHTVYYDEANERVTTFGLGTVALILAFGVMIVILVYLFVGMMIYAMNWSMDRYKEIGAFLGLAIVLPLIMILFDGAMIWALFDGKDKPLWVNIILVFFSLVLSLAIWGYLKNIYGDGLKNMGMNRKGIRRVDNARFGNTTRRG from the coding sequence ATGGATGAGATCAGAATTAATCAGTTGGCATTTGGCTTAGGGATATTGTATACAATATGGCTGACTTATAAAATAATAAAGCGTTCTTCTCGTAATGGAACCAAAACAGGATGTCTAGGGATAGGGTATATATACCTTATCGTGGTATCTATTTCTTCATTAGCGATAGGTGGGACAGTAGCCTTGACGATGATGATCATTACGAAGACACAGACTGTATATAACGGAGATAAATATGAGGCACGTGTGGTATCCTATACGAGTTATGAGAAACGTAACTCTGATGATAATGGATATACCACGATGTATACGCCTACAGTACATTTCACTACTAAAGGAGGTGAAGTGGTAGAATATGAATTTGACTATTCTAGTAGCGGTATGCCCACCGTAGGTGATAAACACACAGTATATTACGATGAAGCTAATGAGCGTGTAACCACCTTTGGGCTAGGGACAGTAGCGTTGATACTCGCTTTTGGGGTGATGATCGTTATACTTGTATATCTTTTTGTTGGGATGATGATATATGCGATGAACTGGTCTATGGATAGATATAAAGAGATAGGAGCATTCTTAGGGCTAGCTATAGTATTGCCTTTGATTATGATCTTGTTTGATGGAGCTATGATATGGGCATTATTTGATGGTAAGGACAAACCGCTTTGGGTTAATATCATCTTAGTGTTTTTTAGTTTGGTACTGTCATTGGCTATTTGGGGGTATCTGAAGAATATCTATGGAGATGGTCTAAAGAATATGGGGATGAATAGAAAGGGAATAAGAAGAGTAGATAACGCTAGGTTTGGGAATACAACGAGAAGGGGGTAA